A portion of the bacterium genome contains these proteins:
- a CDS encoding fumarylacetoacetate hydrolase family protein, producing the protein MKYARVEFAGASYSGPYDPAKNTIFAPAEAGAPLPAYPLTAPYRQLASPVQPGKIVCIGRNYRQHAREMGGEVPPEPLFFLKAPSAVVGPNDAIVIPAISGEVHFEGELAIVIGEECRRISEAEAAEFIFGYTILNDVTARDLQKSDGQWSRAKSFDTFCPIGPWVDTEFVPGHQRLITRVNGEIRQDCPLSDMTYSTGRLIEHISRVMTLLPGDVIATGTPAGVGRIVEGDVVEIEIEGLGKLSNPVKGED; encoded by the coding sequence ATGAAATACGCACGCGTCGAATTCGCCGGAGCATCCTATTCGGGACCGTATGATCCCGCAAAAAACACGATTTTCGCGCCCGCGGAAGCCGGAGCACCGCTTCCCGCATATCCGCTGACCGCGCCTTACAGGCAGCTTGCCTCGCCGGTCCAACCCGGAAAAATCGTCTGCATCGGCAGAAACTACAGGCAGCATGCCAGGGAAATGGGCGGGGAAGTGCCGCCGGAGCCGTTGTTTTTTCTCAAGGCGCCGAGTGCGGTCGTAGGCCCGAACGACGCCATTGTCATTCCTGCTATTTCAGGCGAGGTCCATTTCGAGGGCGAGCTTGCCATCGTCATAGGCGAAGAATGCCGCAGGATTTCCGAGGCCGAAGCAGCGGAGTTTATTTTCGGTTACACCATACTCAACGACGTGACCGCCCGCGATCTGCAAAAGTCGGACGGACAATGGTCGCGTGCCAAAAGCTTCGACACTTTTTGTCCCATCGGCCCTTGGGTGGACACTGAATTCGTGCCCGGCCACCAGCGGCTGATTACGCGCGTTAACGGCGAGATTCGCCAGGACTGCCCGCTATCCGATATGACATACAGCACGGGAAGGTTGATCGAGCATATTTCGCGCGTCATGACGCTTTTGCCGGGCGATGTGATCGCCACCGGAACTCCCGCCGGCGTGGGCAGGATAGTCGAGGGAGATGTAGTTGAAATTGAAATCGAAGGCTTGGGCAAACTATCCAATCCGGTGAAAGGAGAGGACTGA
- a CDS encoding zinc ABC transporter substrate-binding protein, whose translation MKAKAITAECRPGVNVQSSVMISAMKTGLRIGILQCFALLAFAFGCPSGEQGGGATGRGAKDAPLYVASIQPVAMILRELAEDRCDVVCLLQPTAYPYDAEPQKEFSKTVKAATAFFYVDDSMEVWAPRLPAKNKVKLADFVPRELRLKIPDKLVSIGRTPSAKAGALDPYCWTSPKTVKSLLPALADELVKLDPEGEDLYRSNAASFAKRLDALEDECSKKLAPHRGRAAVVLHPAFYYLFRDYGLEVAGSLDGVPGSEPHANAIKELAVRAGDAGARAIFSEPQFPQTSARYLADQSGLAVFMLDAYGAIEGLDTYEKLIRYDVDTIAAGFAAKKPRIQGKGSRPGAA comes from the coding sequence GTGAAAGCGAAAGCGATAACAGCCGAATGCCGGCCGGGAGTCAACGTCCAATCCTCTGTTATGATTTCGGCGATGAAAACCGGCTTGCGAATCGGGATTTTGCAGTGCTTCGCGCTTTTGGCTTTCGCTTTTGGCTGTCCTAGCGGCGAGCAAGGCGGCGGTGCGACAGGCCGTGGCGCGAAGGATGCGCCGTTGTATGTTGCATCAATCCAGCCGGTCGCGATGATCTTGCGCGAACTTGCGGAAGACAGGTGCGATGTTGTTTGCCTGCTGCAGCCAACCGCCTATCCTTACGATGCCGAGCCGCAAAAGGAATTCTCGAAAACCGTGAAGGCGGCGACAGCGTTTTTTTACGTGGACGACTCAATGGAAGTATGGGCGCCTCGATTGCCTGCGAAGAACAAGGTGAAGCTTGCTGATTTCGTTCCGCGGGAATTGCGTCTGAAAATTCCGGACAAGCTGGTTTCTATCGGACGAACACCCTCGGCGAAGGCCGGGGCACTAGATCCGTATTGCTGGACATCCCCCAAGACGGTTAAATCCCTGTTGCCGGCGCTTGCGGACGAGCTTGTAAAACTGGATCCGGAAGGCGAAGACCTATACCGTTCCAACGCCGCGTCGTTTGCAAAGCGGCTCGATGCACTAGAAGACGAGTGCTCCAAAAAGCTCGCGCCCCACAGGGGAAGGGCGGCGGTTGTTTTGCATCCCGCGTTTTATTACCTGTTTCGCGATTATGGATTGGAAGTTGCCGGTTCGCTTGACGGCGTGCCGGGCTCCGAGCCGCACGCGAACGCAATCAAGGAGCTTGCGGTCCGTGCCGGAGACGCGGGCGCCCGCGCGATTTTTTCGGAGCCACAGTTCCCGCAGACATCGGCCAGGTATCTCGCGGATCAATCCGGCCTCGCGGTGTTTATGCTGGACGCGTACGGCGCGATTGAAGGACTCGATACATACGAAAAGTTGATTAGATACGACGTGGATACAATCGCCGCAGGATTTGCAGCGAAAAAACCGCGGATTCAGGGCAAAGGCTCTCGCCCCGGCGCCGCTTAA
- a CDS encoding ArsR family transcriptional regulator, with protein sequence MRCGALPARVWGVVGRLAKPFNKSQRAISRHLRVLKLAGMIEPGRRAHCRPRKIE encoded by the coding sequence ATTCGTTGCGGCGCGTTGCCGGCGCGCGTCTGGGGGGTTGTCGGCCGGCTCGCGAAGCCGTTCAATAAAAGCCAGCGCGCGATATCAAGACATCTGCGTGTGCTCAAATTGGCCGGGATGATCGAGCCGGGTCGGCGCGCGCATTGCAGGCCGCGCAAGATCGAATGA
- a CDS encoding DUF1428 domain-containing protein yields the protein MKYVDGFVIVVPDANLKQYRELARKCGKIWREHGALEYFECVGDDLDVKKMKILSFTKLAKAKEGEAVVFSFVVYKSRKDRDRVNAAVMADKRMKKIMASPDSCPFDPMRMAMGGFKVMVEA from the coding sequence ATGAAATATGTGGACGGTTTCGTAATAGTCGTTCCGGATGCAAACTTGAAGCAGTACAGGGAACTGGCTCGCAAGTGCGGCAAGATATGGCGGGAGCACGGCGCGCTCGAATATTTCGAGTGCGTCGGCGATGACCTGGACGTGAAAAAAATGAAGATTCTCTCGTTCACCAAGCTGGCCAAGGCGAAGGAAGGCGAGGCCGTTGTTTTTTCGTTCGTAGTGTACAAGTCGCGCAAAGACAGGGACAGGGTGAACGCCGCGGTGATGGCGGACAAGCGTATGAAAAAGATCATGGCGTCGCCGGATTCCTGTCCGTTCGACCCGATGCGGATGGCCATGGGGGGATTCAAGGTGATGGTCGAGGCGTGA
- a CDS encoding protein-export chaperone SecB: MNGDSSLLALIKPLKFTLWNYSQLFRSVQQEDIAASEHVPAIDYAMFVSEQDEAEYQVSLTVKYSAAAADCIIEIMLGISSFFKFPTDLESDKIDEFLHGNCLPITYSFCRGLVANMTGISPVGPILLPSINFRELEKRKTLEELKALQDQSE, encoded by the coding sequence ATGAACGGGGACTCGAGCTTGTTAGCTTTGATAAAGCCGCTTAAATTCACTCTTTGGAATTACAGCCAGCTCTTCAGAAGCGTTCAGCAAGAGGACATCGCTGCTTCTGAACACGTTCCCGCCATAGATTACGCTATGTTCGTTTCGGAACAAGATGAAGCGGAGTATCAGGTTTCGTTGACGGTAAAGTATTCGGCAGCCGCCGCTGATTGCATAATTGAAATCATGCTCGGGATTTCAAGTTTTTTCAAGTTCCCTACAGATCTCGAAAGCGATAAAATCGACGAATTCCTGCATGGGAATTGCCTACCGATCACCTATAGCTTTTGCAGGGGATTGGTGGCAAATATGACAGGCATTTCACCGGTTGGCCCGATCTTGCTTCCATCGATTAATTTCCGCGAGCTGGAGAAAAGGAAAACCTTAGAAGAATTAAAAGCATTACAGGATCAATCGGAATAG
- a CDS encoding helix-turn-helix transcriptional regulator yields the protein MGRRVKYSKEYFAELAESPRGRAAAKTLQFMLKCEEALQAKGMNYSDLAKAMGASSAYISQLFEKNLNPTLLTLERLAKALDLSFEFAFSECDSALASYITSTCWQGKHYGSEYKRVYCSIDMHEVKDERGLELVSFDKAA from the coding sequence ATGGGCCGCAGAGTAAAGTACAGCAAGGAGTATTTTGCCGAATTAGCCGAGAGTCCTCGGGGACGCGCCGCGGCAAAAACGCTGCAATTTATGCTCAAATGTGAGGAAGCTCTCCAGGCCAAGGGCATGAATTACAGCGATTTGGCGAAAGCGATGGGCGCAAGCTCAGCTTATATAAGCCAGCTCTTTGAAAAGAATCTGAATCCTACGCTGCTAACCCTGGAGCGATTGGCGAAAGCTTTGGATCTCAGCTTCGAGTTCGCGTTTTCTGAGTGCGATTCAGCTCTTGCATCGTACATAACGTCGACTTGTTGGCAAGGCAAGCATTATGGATCTGAGTATAAGCGCGTGTATTGTTCGATAGACATGCACGAGGTGAAAGATGAACGGGGACTCGAGCTTGTTAGCTTTGATAAAGCCGCTTAA
- a CDS encoding type II toxin-antitoxin system RelE/ParE family toxin — protein sequence MSPLVELLQPGVHSIWVWRGLKQLASWFQELKIGKAMQEEVLGLLGEISKKNIDELARITKKKFELSMQGTNPRLSDFKHKRKERNLRILCLVRNSNIILLHAFDKDSRETPLRDKRNAERRAKQLNRRIEEHGSLEAIAALKLDEEEEQEDEVVDLGDDQEWAAE from the coding sequence TTGAGTCCGCTGGTCGAATTGCTTCAACCGGGTGTTCATTCCATTTGGGTATGGCGTGGACTTAAACAACTGGCCAGCTGGTTCCAGGAGTTGAAAATCGGCAAAGCCATGCAGGAAGAGGTGCTTGGTCTTCTTGGTGAAATCAGCAAAAAGAACATAGACGAGCTAGCTCGGATAACCAAGAAGAAGTTCGAATTGAGCATGCAGGGAACCAATCCAAGGCTTTCGGACTTCAAGCACAAACGTAAGGAGCGCAATCTTCGCATTCTTTGTTTGGTTAGGAACTCCAACATTATTCTGCTGCATGCATTCGACAAAGATTCCAGAGAAACACCTTTAAGGGATAAGCGAAATGCAGAAAGAAGAGCCAAGCAACTCAATAGGCGAATTGAGGAGCATGGCAGCCTTGAAGCTATCGCTGCCCTTAAATTGGATGAGGAAGAAGAACAGGAAGATGAAGTTGTTGACCTAGGGGATGATCAAGAATGGGCCGCAGAGTAA
- a CDS encoding thermonuclease family protein, with protein sequence MRKLGIAVAIGLVATIALTTFALAGRTVYITKTGAKYHLGSCRYLKKSKIAIDIDDAVARGYSPCSVCNPGSPDSSSKPKDNAPEEPATDDTPDLVPIELSRVVDGDTIEVEFMGAVDKVRYIGIDTPEMHYPDGPPDPWAVEATKFNEKLLEGRKLTIEFDVDRRDKYGRILGYVWAEDKDGKFMVNAQLVRYGYAVLLTIPPNVKYVDRFKAAQEKAKEEKLNLWSD encoded by the coding sequence ATGAGGAAACTGGGGATTGCTGTTGCCATTGGGCTAGTTGCCACAATAGCCCTAACGACGTTCGCGCTAGCTGGCAGAACGGTTTACATCACAAAGACCGGCGCAAAGTACCACTTGGGCAGTTGTCGATACCTGAAAAAGTCCAAAATCGCTATCGACATCGACGACGCTGTTGCCCGCGGGTATTCGCCCTGTTCCGTGTGCAATCCCGGCTCCCCAGATAGCAGTTCCAAACCAAAGGATAACGCACCAGAAGAGCCAGCGACAGACGACACTCCCGATCTGGTCCCAATCGAGCTTTCGCGAGTGGTAGACGGCGACACGATCGAGGTCGAGTTCATGGGAGCTGTCGACAAGGTGCGCTACATCGGAATAGACACGCCGGAGATGCACTATCCGGACGGCCCGCCCGATCCCTGGGCCGTTGAAGCCACAAAATTCAATGAGAAGCTCCTTGAAGGGCGCAAGCTAACAATCGAGTTCGACGTGGACCGCCGCGACAAGTATGGCCGCATTCTCGGCTATGTTTGGGCCGAGGACAAGGACGGGAAGTTCATGGTCAACGCGCAGCTCGTCCGCTACGGCTACGCCGTGCTGCTCACGATCCCGCCAAACGTGAAGTACGTGGACCGCTTCAAGGCCGCGCAGGAAAAGGCGAAGGAAGAGAAGCTGAATCTGTGGAGCGACTAG